A section of the Kribbella sp. HUAS MG21 genome encodes:
- a CDS encoding carboxymuconolactone decarboxylase family protein, producing the protein MSQRMDFSKVTPAAFRAVFSLETYAQGQVDHTLLHLIKVRASMVNECSYCVNMHTTDALKAGETTQRLFGLAAWSDSPFYDERERAALALTDAVTLLGRGGVPDDVWDAAVEQFGDEGTAHVLLAIGMINLWNRLLIATRKQPEAAA; encoded by the coding sequence ATGAGTCAACGGATGGATTTCAGCAAGGTCACCCCGGCCGCGTTCAGGGCCGTGTTCAGCCTCGAGACCTACGCGCAAGGCCAGGTCGACCACACGCTCCTGCACCTGATCAAGGTGCGCGCGTCGATGGTCAACGAGTGCTCGTACTGCGTCAACATGCACACCACCGACGCCCTCAAGGCGGGCGAGACCACGCAGCGCCTGTTCGGCCTCGCGGCGTGGAGCGACTCGCCGTTCTACGACGAGCGCGAACGGGCCGCGCTGGCCCTGACCGACGCGGTCACGCTGCTCGGGCGCGGCGGCGTACCGGATGACGTTTGGGACGCGGCGGTCGAGCAGTTCGGCGACGAGGGTACGGCGCACGTGCTGCTGGCGATTGGCATGATCAACCTGTGGAACCGCCTGCTGATCGCGACCCGGAAGCAGCCGGAGGCAGCGGCCTGA
- a CDS encoding TIGR03960 family B12-binding radical SAM protein, protein MTVESLFPRLEALLPGVQKPIQYVGGELNSVSKEWDAVSVRWALMYPDAYEVGLPNQGVQILYEVLNERDHILAERTYSVWPDMEQVMRDNGIPQFTLDSHRPVRAFDVFGLSFSTELGYTNMLTALDLAGIPLHAVDRTDEDPIVLAGGHAAFNPEPIADFVDAAVLGDGEEIVLAISEVIREWKDEGRPGGRDEVLLRLAKSGGVYIPKFFTVDYLADGRIQRVTPNRPGVPWRTAKHTVMDLDAWPYPKKPLVPLAETVHERYSVEIFRGCTRGCRFCQAGMITRPVRERSITTIGDMVQNGLQQSGFEEVGLLSLSSADHSEIADVAKGLGDRYEGSNVSLSLPSTRVDAFNITLANEFSRNGRRSGLTFAPEGGSDRMRKVINKMVTEEDLIRTVAAAYSHGWRQVKLYFMCGLPTETDEDVLAIADLAKRVIATGREVSGRNDIRCTVSIGGFVPKPHTPFQWASQLGVEETDARLAKLGAAIRSEKKYAKAIGFRYHDGKPGIIEGLLSRGDRRVGRVIEAVWRDGGRFDGWSEHFSYDRWVECTEKALADEPVDLAWYTTREREYAEVLPWDHLDSGLDRDWLWEDWQDSLEEDGAIEVEDCRWTPCFDCGVCPQMGTEIQIGPTGKKLLPLSVV, encoded by the coding sequence ATGACTGTCGAATCGCTGTTCCCGCGCCTGGAGGCCTTGCTGCCGGGTGTGCAGAAGCCGATCCAGTACGTCGGTGGTGAACTGAACTCGGTCAGCAAGGAATGGGACGCGGTCAGCGTGCGCTGGGCGCTGATGTACCCGGACGCCTACGAGGTCGGCCTGCCGAACCAGGGCGTCCAGATCCTGTACGAGGTGCTGAACGAGCGCGACCACATCCTGGCCGAGCGGACGTACTCCGTCTGGCCGGACATGGAGCAGGTGATGCGGGACAACGGCATCCCGCAGTTCACGCTGGACAGCCACCGGCCGGTGCGGGCGTTCGACGTGTTCGGGCTGTCGTTCTCGACCGAGCTCGGCTACACGAACATGCTCACCGCGCTGGACCTGGCCGGCATCCCGCTGCACGCCGTCGACCGGACCGACGAGGACCCGATCGTGCTGGCCGGCGGGCACGCCGCGTTCAACCCGGAGCCGATCGCGGACTTCGTCGACGCCGCGGTGCTGGGCGACGGCGAGGAGATCGTGCTGGCGATCTCCGAGGTGATCCGGGAGTGGAAGGACGAGGGCCGTCCGGGCGGGCGTGACGAGGTGCTGCTGCGGCTGGCGAAGTCCGGCGGCGTCTACATCCCGAAGTTCTTCACCGTCGACTATCTCGCCGACGGCCGGATCCAGCGCGTCACCCCGAACCGTCCCGGCGTACCGTGGCGGACCGCGAAGCACACGGTCATGGACCTGGACGCGTGGCCGTACCCGAAGAAGCCGCTGGTGCCGCTCGCCGAGACCGTCCACGAGCGGTACTCCGTGGAGATCTTCCGCGGCTGCACCCGCGGCTGCCGGTTCTGCCAGGCGGGCATGATCACCCGGCCGGTGCGCGAGCGCAGCATCACCACGATCGGCGACATGGTGCAGAACGGGCTGCAGCAGTCCGGGTTCGAGGAGGTCGGCCTGCTGAGCCTGTCGTCGGCCGACCACAGCGAGATCGCCGACGTCGCGAAGGGCCTGGGGGACCGGTACGAGGGCAGCAACGTCTCGCTGTCGTTGCCCTCGACAAGGGTCGACGCGTTCAACATCACGCTGGCCAACGAGTTCTCCCGCAACGGCCGGCGCAGCGGCCTGACGTTCGCGCCCGAGGGCGGGTCGGACCGGATGCGCAAGGTGATCAACAAGATGGTCACCGAGGAGGACCTGATCCGGACCGTCGCGGCGGCGTACAGCCACGGCTGGCGGCAGGTGAAGCTGTACTTCATGTGCGGCCTGCCGACCGAGACCGACGAGGACGTGCTGGCGATCGCCGACCTGGCCAAGCGCGTGATCGCGACCGGCCGTGAGGTGTCCGGCCGCAACGACATCCGGTGCACCGTGTCGATCGGCGGGTTCGTGCCGAAGCCGCACACGCCCTTCCAGTGGGCCTCGCAGCTGGGTGTCGAGGAGACCGACGCCCGGCTGGCCAAGCTCGGTGCCGCGATCCGCTCGGAGAAGAAGTACGCCAAGGCGATCGGTTTCCGGTACCACGACGGCAAGCCCGGCATCATCGAGGGCCTGCTGTCCCGCGGCGACCGGCGCGTCGGGCGTGTGATCGAGGCGGTCTGGCGCGACGGCGGCCGGTTCGACGGCTGGAGCGAGCACTTCTCGTACGACCGCTGGGTCGAGTGCACCGAGAAGGCGCTCGCGGACGAGCCGGTCGACCTGGCCTGGTACACGACGCGCGAGCGTGAGTACGCCGAAGTCCTGCCGTGGGACCACCTGGACTCGGGTCTGGACCGCGACTGGCTCTGGGAGGACTGGCAGGACTCGCTCGAGGAGGACGGCGCGATCGAGGTCGAGGACTGCCGCTGGACCCCCTGCTTCGACTGCGGCGTCTGCCCGCAGATGGGCACCGAGATCCAGATCGGCCCGACCGGCAAGAAGCTGCTGCCGCTGTCGGTGGTGTGA
- a CDS encoding HAD-IA family hydrolase: MWSPNARDVGGLPTRYGVPTRAGALIRSECLDAVGPEFEALGAGLVLDLRSDWEIRQAHPLDGVATYQRIPWIDPEAEARRVPEDEPRLVDVYRNSLNRNAAHIARIFAAIADAPPDQPVVVHCKAGKDRTGLTVALLLDLVGVPRSEIAADYAISEVNLGMQDGPEFTRTRPETILASLEHVDTLGGVRSYLESLGLSTAQLHRLATRLLPVDVPAIVFDFDGLLMDTETTMVESWQAEWAYHGLELDMTTFWPGHGGDITEERYAVLAAAVGDRFDRAESHARRLAHRQRLHDELDFRPGIRSWIADARELGLQVAIASSSARSWVMGHLERVGAVGLFDHIVTGDEVPTHKPDPAIYELALRRLGVPWAIAVEDTAHGVAAAQAAGMYAVAVPNPYVTPAAVAAADLVLGSADQLLLSELLLSAGSKGSTLVTE; the protein is encoded by the coding sequence ATGTGGAGCCCGAATGCGCGTGATGTCGGCGGACTTCCTACTCGGTACGGCGTACCGACGCGCGCGGGGGCTCTGATTCGTAGCGAGTGCCTGGACGCCGTCGGGCCCGAGTTCGAGGCGCTCGGCGCGGGACTGGTCCTCGATCTGCGCTCGGACTGGGAGATCCGGCAAGCGCACCCGCTCGACGGCGTAGCGACGTACCAGCGGATTCCTTGGATCGACCCCGAGGCCGAAGCTCGGCGGGTGCCCGAGGACGAGCCGCGGCTGGTCGATGTCTACCGCAACAGTCTGAACCGCAACGCCGCGCACATCGCGCGGATCTTCGCCGCGATCGCGGACGCCCCGCCCGACCAGCCGGTCGTCGTGCACTGCAAGGCGGGCAAGGACCGGACCGGGCTCACGGTCGCGCTGCTGCTCGACCTCGTCGGCGTACCGCGTTCGGAGATCGCCGCCGACTACGCGATCAGCGAGGTCAACCTGGGGATGCAGGACGGACCGGAGTTCACGCGGACCCGGCCCGAGACGATCCTCGCGTCACTCGAGCATGTAGACACGCTGGGCGGCGTCCGCAGCTACCTGGAGTCGCTCGGATTGAGCACGGCCCAACTCCACCGGCTCGCGACGCGCCTGCTTCCGGTCGACGTCCCCGCGATCGTGTTCGACTTCGACGGTCTGCTCATGGACACCGAGACGACGATGGTCGAGAGCTGGCAGGCGGAGTGGGCGTACCACGGCCTCGAGCTGGACATGACCACCTTCTGGCCCGGGCACGGCGGCGACATCACCGAGGAGCGGTACGCCGTCCTCGCCGCGGCCGTCGGCGACAGGTTCGACCGCGCCGAGAGCCACGCGCGGCGCCTCGCGCACCGGCAGCGGCTGCACGACGAGCTCGACTTCCGGCCCGGGATCCGGTCCTGGATCGCCGACGCGCGCGAGCTCGGGCTGCAGGTCGCCATCGCCAGCAGTTCGGCGCGCAGTTGGGTCATGGGGCACCTGGAGCGGGTCGGCGCGGTCGGGCTCTTCGACCACATCGTCACCGGCGACGAGGTGCCGACGCACAAGCCGGACCCGGCGATCTACGAGCTCGCGCTGCGGCGCCTCGGCGTACCGTGGGCGATCGCCGTCGAGGACACCGCCCACGGGGTCGCGGCGGCGCAGGCCGCCGGGATGTACGCGGTCGCCGTACCGAATCCGTACGTGACGCCGGCGGCGGTGGCGGCCGCCGACCTGGTTCTGGGCAGCGCTGACCAGCTTTTGCTCAGCGAGCTGCTTCTGTCGGCGGGCTCGAAAGGGTCGACGCTCGTAACTGAGTGA
- the pcaD gene encoding 3-oxoadipate enol-lactonase, translated as MRLNYVETGSADAPVVLLGSSLGADQRMWAPQVDVLAQRFRVVAFDHRGHGGSEVPDGPYTIDDLGGDVVELLDTLGVEQASYVGISLGGAVGLWLAQNAADRFHRFALLCPPSNPAADPQMWIDRAAQVRAEGTQAIADATLGRWFLPEFTDTDAVRQMLLDCPDEGYAACCEALSTTNLLPGLSDITAPVLLVTADSDTSIPPETVVPLATQIPGAHLEIIENAAHLVTYSHPDTVNPLLLAHLS; from the coding sequence ATGCGACTCAACTATGTGGAGACAGGTTCGGCCGACGCGCCCGTCGTACTGCTCGGGTCGTCGCTCGGGGCGGACCAGCGGATGTGGGCACCGCAGGTCGACGTGCTCGCGCAGCGGTTCCGGGTGGTGGCGTTCGACCACCGCGGGCACGGCGGGTCGGAGGTTCCGGACGGGCCGTACACGATCGACGACCTGGGCGGTGACGTCGTCGAACTGCTCGACACGCTGGGCGTCGAGCAGGCGTCGTACGTCGGCATCTCGCTCGGCGGCGCGGTGGGACTGTGGCTCGCGCAGAACGCGGCCGATCGCTTCCACCGTTTCGCGCTGCTGTGCCCGCCGTCCAACCCGGCCGCCGACCCGCAAATGTGGATCGACAGGGCCGCCCAGGTGCGTGCCGAGGGCACCCAAGCAATCGCCGACGCGACACTCGGCCGCTGGTTCCTCCCGGAGTTCACCGACACCGACGCGGTCCGCCAGATGCTGCTCGACTGCCCCGACGAGGGCTACGCCGCCTGCTGCGAGGCCCTCAGCACCACCAACCTCCTCCCCGGCCTGAGCGACATCACCGCCCCGGTCCTCCTCGTCACGGCCGACTCCGACACATCGATCCCACCCGAGACCGTCGTCCCCCTGGCCACCCAGATCCCCGGCGCCCACCTGGAAATCATCGAAAACGCCGCCCACCTGGTGACCTACTCGCACCCGGACACCGTCAACCCGTTGCTGCTGGCCCATCTGAGCTGA
- a CDS encoding Lrp/AsnC family transcriptional regulator produces MDELDTALLRMLQNDARRTNRDMAAELGIAPSTCLERIRGLRDRGVISGYHAAVDLQAIDRSTQAIISIKLRPQAMAVATAFQAYVMELPQTLDMFMVSGGTDFLAHVAVKDTQALRDLVLALAKRQEIADIRSSVVFEHHRRTTIMPL; encoded by the coding sequence ATGGACGAACTTGATACGGCCCTGCTGCGGATGCTGCAGAACGACGCCCGCCGGACCAACCGGGACATGGCGGCCGAGCTCGGGATCGCGCCGTCCACCTGCCTGGAGCGGATCCGCGGGCTACGCGACCGGGGCGTGATCAGCGGGTACCACGCGGCGGTCGACCTGCAGGCGATCGACCGGTCCACGCAGGCGATCATCTCGATCAAGCTGCGGCCACAGGCGATGGCGGTCGCGACCGCGTTCCAGGCGTACGTGATGGAGCTGCCGCAGACGCTCGACATGTTCATGGTCTCCGGCGGCACCGACTTCCTCGCCCACGTGGCGGTCAAGGACACCCAGGCGCTCCGGGACCTGGTCCTGGCGCTTGCCAAACGTCAGGAGATCGCCGACATCCGCAGCTCGGTCGTCTTCGAGCACCACCGCCGCACGACGATCATGCCGCTCTGA
- a CDS encoding sigma-70 family RNA polymerase sigma factor produces MEPPADRDPEAAGGSGLTSTPSSTLAEYASARGMLAGLAYRMLGSWHDVEDVLQEAYVRWSAADRTDVAEPRRYLTRVVTRLSVDVLRTRQARRESYIGEWLPEPVPADTLELDDVSLALLHLMERLTPPQRAVYVLRTAFTLPYDDIAEILDRTPDDCRQLFRRARHALDDDRPRFRPSATEQRRLLLDFVAAARDGDLARLESMLKDSVTSWTDSDGRRRAARLPVSGREKVAHFFAHIYTRPDVSVAPIELATGPAARVIVRGEIHVLALQTDRDGIAAIHIQANPEKLSAVER; encoded by the coding sequence GTGGAACCGCCTGCTGATCGCGACCCGGAAGCAGCCGGAGGCAGCGGCCTGACCAGCACCCCGAGCAGCACCCTGGCGGAGTACGCGTCGGCGCGCGGGATGCTCGCCGGCCTCGCCTACCGGATGCTCGGCAGCTGGCACGACGTGGAGGACGTGCTGCAGGAGGCCTACGTCCGCTGGTCAGCCGCCGACCGTACCGACGTCGCCGAGCCGCGCCGCTACCTGACCCGGGTGGTGACGCGGCTGTCGGTCGACGTACTGCGCACCAGACAGGCCCGCCGCGAGAGCTACATCGGCGAATGGCTCCCCGAACCAGTACCGGCCGACACCCTGGAGCTCGACGACGTGTCGCTCGCGCTCCTGCACCTGATGGAGCGCCTCACCCCGCCGCAACGCGCGGTCTACGTACTGCGGACCGCCTTCACCCTCCCGTACGACGACATAGCGGAGATCCTCGACCGTACGCCGGACGACTGCAGGCAACTGTTCCGCCGGGCGAGGCACGCGCTGGACGACGACCGGCCGCGGTTCCGCCCGTCCGCGACCGAGCAACGCCGGCTGCTCCTGGACTTCGTCGCGGCGGCGCGGGACGGCGACCTCGCGCGCCTGGAGTCGATGCTCAAGGACTCCGTCACGTCGTGGACCGACTCCGACGGCCGCCGCCGGGCAGCTCGCCTACCTGTCAGCGGCCGCGAGAAGGTGGCGCATTTCTTCGCGCACATCTACACCCGGCCCGACGTCTCGGTCGCGCCCATCGAGCTGGCGACCGGTCCGGCCGCCCGGGTGATCGTCCGCGGCGAGATCCACGTCCTCGCCCTGCAGACCGACCGCGACGGGATCGCCGCCATCCACATCCAGGCGAACCCGGAGAAGCTGTCAGCGGTAGAGCGGTAG
- a CDS encoding DUF2000 domain-containing protein: MAAVLTNKMVVVIAAEAPVGVALNTAALLGVGLGRRHDDTVGPDTADAAGTPHTGMCAYPIPILRASAEDLRTLRAEAAARDGVTVHDMHQVAQRARTYEQMSATLAGTKPDDIDYLGLALYGPRAAVDSLTGALPLYR, from the coding sequence GTGGCCGCCGTGCTGACGAACAAGATGGTCGTGGTCATCGCGGCCGAAGCCCCGGTCGGGGTCGCCCTCAACACCGCCGCGCTGCTCGGCGTCGGCCTCGGCCGCCGCCACGACGACACCGTCGGTCCGGACACCGCGGACGCGGCCGGCACCCCGCACACCGGCATGTGCGCGTACCCGATCCCGATCCTCCGGGCGTCCGCCGAGGACCTCCGGACACTCCGGGCCGAGGCCGCCGCCCGTGACGGCGTGACCGTCCACGACATGCACCAGGTCGCTCAGCGCGCCCGGACCTACGAGCAGATGTCCGCCACGCTCGCCGGCACCAAACCTGACGACATCGACTACCTGGGCCTGGCCCTCTACGGTCCCCGCGCCGCCGTCGACTCGCTCACCGGGGCGCTACCGCTCTACCGCTGA
- a CDS encoding S8 family serine peptidase, whose amino-acid sequence MRTRRWLAAGLAAVLGVTILPGTGQAAAARSKVVTLITGDRVVLRGADQVSIERAPGREQVTFESRRTGAEWTVIPSDVRAAVRIGRLDKRLFDVGLLFRDGYDDTARGDIPLIVSGRPAVRRATKVRELDSATALAVPKHSAAGFLAQTPGKIWLDRKLRMSLDHSVPQIGTPTAWKAGYTGKGVKVAVLDSGIDSTHPDLAGQVVAAKNFTPSPAADVAGHGTHVASTIAGKGVSGYRGVAPDAQLLDGKVCDDHGDCSESAVLAGIEWAVAQHAPVVNLSLGSPGGDEIDPIEEAVDRLTRTTGTLFVVAAGNRGGAKSVESPGTAAAALTVGAVDGKEALADFSGQGPGAAGAVKPDITAPGVGIVAARSAGAVLGEPVGERYSRMSGTSMATPHVSGAAALLVQQHATWKAPELKSALMSAAKPNAALTSYEQGAGRVDVTRVVAQSVVATTGSISFGTALWPHADDKPVSKALTYRNLGTVPITLDVKAELSVGGKPAPAGALRLSADRLTVPAGGEASVQVVSETTHAGVDGVYSGRVTATGGSQQVVVPLVVDKEIESYDVALRVLGPDGAPVPADRGYVSFWNVGSGTTVDATGRTTARVPRGRQILEATIFGAKGELYRMVEPGFDVRRATAVTIDARRAKPVTVSVPRPDASGFVGFVGYHYKSGGQELLTWQLRPRLKDLYVGRIGNRQDADFTAFLVSYLGKLKKDGTLDESPYVYGLVDTRPAHFFNGVRRNVASDRQLAEVVAHYNGPAGTAAFWGLAAPRFKLMPIGAGIKLPSSVHYHLEPRTTWQQDLNGNHREPRQYNPGTTTHETWTVSSDGPAATG is encoded by the coding sequence GTGCGGACAAGACGATGGCTCGCGGCGGGGCTGGCAGCGGTGCTCGGGGTGACGATCCTGCCCGGAACCGGTCAGGCCGCCGCTGCCCGGAGCAAGGTCGTCACGCTGATCACGGGTGACCGGGTCGTGCTGCGCGGCGCCGACCAGGTCTCGATCGAGCGGGCTCCGGGGCGGGAACAGGTCACTTTCGAGAGCCGGCGTACCGGCGCCGAGTGGACGGTGATCCCGTCCGACGTCCGGGCGGCGGTCCGGATCGGGCGCCTCGACAAACGGCTCTTCGACGTCGGCCTGTTGTTCCGCGACGGGTACGACGACACCGCTCGCGGCGACATCCCGCTCATCGTCAGCGGCCGGCCCGCCGTTCGGCGCGCGACGAAGGTCCGGGAACTGGACTCCGCCACCGCGCTCGCGGTACCGAAGCACAGTGCGGCCGGCTTCCTGGCGCAGACGCCCGGCAAGATCTGGCTCGACCGGAAGCTGCGGATGTCGCTGGACCACAGCGTTCCGCAGATCGGTACGCCGACCGCCTGGAAGGCGGGGTACACCGGAAAGGGCGTCAAGGTCGCGGTCCTCGACAGCGGCATCGACAGCACGCACCCGGATCTCGCGGGCCAGGTGGTGGCGGCGAAGAACTTCACGCCGTCTCCGGCGGCCGACGTGGCCGGTCACGGCACGCACGTCGCGTCCACGATCGCCGGAAAGGGCGTCAGCGGGTACCGCGGAGTCGCTCCCGATGCTCAGTTGCTGGACGGCAAGGTCTGCGACGACCACGGCGACTGCTCGGAATCCGCCGTACTCGCCGGGATCGAGTGGGCCGTGGCGCAGCACGCTCCGGTCGTGAACCTCAGCCTCGGCAGCCCGGGCGGCGACGAGATCGACCCGATCGAGGAGGCGGTCGACCGGCTGACCAGGACCACCGGCACGCTGTTCGTCGTGGCCGCGGGCAACCGTGGTGGCGCCAAGTCGGTCGAATCGCCTGGGACTGCTGCGGCCGCGTTGACGGTCGGCGCGGTCGACGGCAAGGAAGCGCTCGCCGACTTCTCCGGTCAAGGGCCCGGCGCCGCGGGCGCTGTGAAACCCGACATCACCGCCCCGGGTGTCGGGATCGTCGCGGCACGTTCCGCGGGCGCGGTACTCGGGGAGCCGGTAGGTGAGCGCTACAGCCGCATGTCCGGTACGTCGATGGCGACGCCGCACGTCTCCGGAGCGGCCGCACTGCTGGTGCAGCAGCACGCCACTTGGAAGGCGCCCGAGCTGAAGAGCGCCCTCATGTCCGCCGCCAAGCCGAACGCGGCGCTGACGTCGTACGAGCAGGGCGCCGGGCGGGTTGACGTGACTCGTGTCGTCGCGCAGTCCGTGGTCGCGACGACCGGGAGCATCTCCTTCGGTACGGCGTTGTGGCCGCACGCGGACGACAAGCCTGTCAGCAAGGCGCTGACATACCGCAATCTCGGCACTGTGCCGATCACTCTCGACGTGAAGGCCGAGCTGTCTGTTGGCGGCAAGCCCGCACCAGCAGGTGCGCTGCGGCTCAGCGCGGACCGGCTCACGGTCCCGGCCGGAGGTGAGGCGTCCGTCCAGGTCGTCTCCGAGACCACCCATGCCGGTGTGGACGGGGTCTACAGCGGCCGGGTCACCGCGACCGGCGGCTCGCAGCAGGTCGTCGTACCGCTCGTGGTCGACAAGGAGATCGAGAGCTACGACGTCGCGCTGCGCGTACTCGGACCCGATGGCGCGCCCGTCCCGGCGGACCGTGGGTACGTGTCCTTCTGGAACGTCGGCAGCGGCACCACCGTCGACGCCACCGGACGTACGACGGCGCGGGTGCCGCGCGGCAGGCAGATTCTCGAGGCCACGATCTTCGGCGCGAAGGGCGAGCTGTACCGGATGGTCGAGCCGGGGTTCGACGTACGCCGGGCCACTGCTGTCACGATCGACGCGCGGCGCGCGAAGCCGGTCACTGTGTCGGTCCCGCGTCCGGACGCCAGCGGATTCGTCGGGTTCGTCGGCTACCACTACAAGAGCGGTGGCCAGGAACTGCTCACGTGGCAACTACGGCCCCGGTTGAAGGACCTGTACGTCGGCCGCATCGGCAACCGGCAGGACGCCGACTTCACCGCGTTCCTGGTGTCGTACCTCGGCAAGCTCAAGAAGGACGGCACGCTGGACGAAAGCCCGTACGTCTACGGCCTTGTCGACACCCGTCCTGCCCACTTCTTCAACGGCGTACGGCGAAACGTCGCGTCCGACCGCCAACTGGCCGAGGTCGTTGCCCACTACAACGGCCCCGCCGGCACCGCCGCCTTCTGGGGCCTGGCCGCCCCACGCTTCAAACTGATGCCGATCGGCGCCGGCATCAAACTGCCGTCAAGCGTGCACTACCACCTCGAACCACGAACCACCTGGCAACAAGACCTGAACGGCAACCACCGCGAACCCCGCCAGTACAACCCCGGCACCACGACCCACGAGACGTGGACGGTCAGCTCAGATGGGCCAGCAGCAACGGGTTGA